One stretch of Halobacillus litoralis DNA includes these proteins:
- a CDS encoding putative holin-like toxin, with protein sequence MPLSMYESLMVMIAFSSFIVSVLGLVVAILRIKKIDSLF encoded by the coding sequence ATGCCTCTGAGTATGTATGAATCGTTGATGGTGATGATCGCTTTCAGTTCGTTCATCGTTTCCGTTCTCGGCTTAGTTGTCGCGATTTTACGCATAAAAAAAATAGACTCCCTATTCTGA
- a CDS encoding FTR1 family iron permease, with protein sequence MYARHLTKIAWVTFVFLIVGSAFLHPVQAAEGKEELLPTVGNALVEVRSEDYDALRQSLETYQDIWEETEKASESKKTTATITEELEGSMEMLESSSMDQDQLYDQIVSLARATDDFVSSSSKQEAQVDRQGLQNLIAELDVLDTAIVEGEYKKAQELNRAFVTSWTALEKPIRETSVKAYGNIETKMAMVRVSLNKDPVDGKQASEAVAQLKQAIHDYLDGKTTGETVAQEDVTMAGLIGLLEQAQKNIDQNQMSEAAGNMEQFIQSWPIVEGKVLTKSQKVYNETEVTMTNVLSELSSAQPDAGKSNQMIEKLKADLEPFAGESSYSAWDAFFILLREGLEAILIIATLLAYLRRTDNENQRIWVWSGFGSGLIVSGGMAVLLTMVFAGLEAGANREIIEGVTGLVAVVMMLFVGGWLHKQSNILARNQFIHRKLNQAMNKRAKWMLALITFIAVFREGAETIIFYLGLAPSISLSQLLLGMGSALVLLLVLGVLLIKLSIKIPVRPFFMAASLLIYYIAFKFTGVSLHALQITNIIPVHRIEGMSNVDALGIYPTWETVAAQSFLLAVMAVQYFLANRKKRQLKQMPAEEQTRTVS encoded by the coding sequence ATGTATGCGAGACATCTAACAAAAATCGCTTGGGTCACGTTCGTTTTTCTGATAGTAGGATCCGCGTTCCTGCATCCTGTCCAGGCAGCTGAAGGAAAAGAAGAACTGCTGCCTACCGTAGGTAATGCACTGGTGGAAGTGAGAAGTGAAGATTATGACGCGCTGCGGCAGTCGCTTGAAACCTATCAGGACATTTGGGAAGAGACAGAAAAAGCAAGCGAATCAAAGAAAACCACAGCCACCATTACTGAAGAGTTGGAAGGATCTATGGAGATGCTCGAGTCTTCATCCATGGATCAAGACCAGTTGTATGATCAAATTGTGAGCCTCGCCCGTGCTACCGATGATTTTGTGAGTTCTTCCTCAAAGCAAGAGGCACAGGTGGACCGGCAAGGGCTGCAAAATTTGATCGCTGAGTTGGATGTCCTGGATACAGCGATTGTTGAAGGAGAGTATAAAAAGGCTCAAGAATTGAATCGTGCGTTCGTTACTTCCTGGACCGCTCTTGAAAAGCCGATACGCGAAACGAGCGTCAAAGCGTATGGAAACATAGAAACAAAGATGGCGATGGTCCGGGTCTCCTTAAATAAAGATCCTGTCGATGGCAAACAAGCTTCAGAAGCTGTGGCACAATTGAAACAAGCCATCCATGATTATTTAGACGGGAAAACGACAGGAGAGACCGTAGCTCAAGAAGATGTCACGATGGCCGGATTGATCGGCCTGCTTGAACAAGCGCAAAAAAACATCGATCAGAACCAGATGAGCGAAGCGGCTGGAAATATGGAACAGTTCATACAGTCCTGGCCCATCGTTGAAGGTAAAGTTCTGACGAAGTCTCAAAAAGTTTATAACGAAACAGAGGTCACCATGACGAACGTGTTGAGTGAGTTGAGCTCTGCTCAGCCGGATGCCGGGAAATCCAATCAGATGATTGAGAAGCTGAAAGCGGATTTGGAACCTTTTGCCGGAGAAAGCAGCTATTCTGCATGGGATGCGTTCTTTATCCTTCTCCGTGAAGGGCTTGAGGCGATTTTGATCATTGCGACATTGCTTGCTTACCTGAGACGAACGGATAATGAAAACCAACGCATTTGGGTTTGGAGCGGATTTGGAAGCGGTCTTATCGTGAGTGGCGGAATGGCCGTGTTATTGACGATGGTCTTCGCTGGTCTTGAGGCAGGTGCCAACCGTGAAATCATCGAAGGTGTCACGGGACTTGTAGCTGTCGTTATGATGTTGTTCGTAGGAGGATGGCTGCACAAGCAGTCGAATATTCTCGCCCGGAACCAATTTATCCATCGTAAGTTGAATCAAGCGATGAATAAAAGAGCCAAGTGGATGCTTGCTTTGATTACGTTCATCGCGGTCTTTCGTGAAGGGGCAGAAACGATCATCTTCTATTTGGGGCTCGCCCCATCCATCTCCCTGTCTCAATTGCTGCTGGGAATGGGAAGTGCTCTGGTCCTGCTGTTGGTCCTAGGCGTGTTACTAATTAAGTTGAGCATTAAGATACCGGTTCGGCCGTTCTTCATGGCCGCAAGCCTTCTGATTTATTACATTGCCTTCAAATTTACAGGAGTGAGCCTGCATGCCTTACAAATCACGAACATCATCCCTGTCCACAGGATTGAGGGGATGAGTAACGTGGATGCACTCGGCATTTATCCGACTTGGGAAACGGTTGCCGCTCAATCGTTCCTCTTAGCCGTGATGGCTGTACAATACTTCCTGGCTAACAGGAAAAAACGCCAGCTGAAACAAATGCCGGCCGAAGAGCAAACAAGGACGGTATCTTGA
- a CDS encoding Dyp-type peroxidase: MASKKPKRLQALPAFPGDQIEDQWTGGDLCVQVCADDKQVAFHAIRNLIRIGRGAVTLKWMQSGFQRTNGSNVKQSTPRNLFGFKDGTVNPRTKEEYDEIVWSNGQEAPWMKNGSYMVMRRIRMLLEVWDRTHLSEQKKTFGRDKVSGAPLGQKEEFDDVDFDKRDENGKPYVPKDSHISLARGDGSEKIHRRSYSYSSEMDPTRAQLDAGLLFISYQKDPFKQFVPIQKRMAGSDRMNEYIRHIGSAVFACPGGDKQRWLYWRFHFLKFDTRRKG, from the coding sequence TTGGCGAGTAAGAAGCCGAAACGTCTCCAAGCGCTTCCTGCTTTCCCAGGTGATCAAATCGAAGATCAGTGGACAGGGGGAGACTTGTGTGTCCAAGTGTGTGCGGATGATAAGCAGGTGGCTTTCCATGCCATCCGTAATCTGATCCGGATCGGCCGTGGGGCTGTGACATTGAAGTGGATGCAATCCGGGTTTCAACGAACCAATGGATCCAATGTCAAACAGTCGACTCCACGCAACTTGTTCGGATTTAAAGACGGAACCGTCAACCCTCGTACAAAAGAAGAGTACGACGAAATCGTCTGGTCGAACGGGCAGGAAGCCCCTTGGATGAAAAATGGAAGTTACATGGTCATGAGAAGAATCCGTATGCTTCTGGAAGTCTGGGATCGTACGCACCTCAGTGAACAGAAGAAAACATTCGGGCGTGATAAAGTCTCAGGCGCACCTTTAGGTCAGAAAGAAGAATTTGATGACGTGGACTTTGACAAAAGAGATGAAAATGGAAAGCCTTACGTTCCAAAGGATTCACATATTAGTCTGGCGCGTGGGGATGGATCAGAAAAAATTCATCGACGTTCTTATTCCTATTCCAGTGAAATGGACCCGACTCGCGCCCAGCTGGATGCAGGGCTGTTGTTCATCTCATACCAGAAGGATCCATTCAAACAATTTGTCCCTATTCAAAAACGGATGGCCGGTTCTGATCGCATGAATGAGTACATCCGACATATCGGATCTGCTGTCTTCGCCTGTCCTGGGGGGGACAAGCAAAGGTGGCTATATTGGCGATTCCATTTTTTAAAATTCGATACACGTAGGAAAGGATGA
- a CDS encoding Dyp-type peroxidase domain-containing protein: MSNDNNESKKITRREMLYRTGAGGLGLLVGASGLGTITALGNTKSDREETTLKDDQIPFYGKHQAGIVTPPQTYVYLISLDITTNSLKDVRQLFKDWTIASEKMSQAKLIDSYEDNLYVPPADTGEADGLTASNLTITYGFGPTFFDKEGGGPFRVGE, encoded by the coding sequence ATGAGTAATGACAACAATGAATCAAAAAAAATCACCCGCCGGGAAATGCTTTATCGGACAGGGGCTGGGGGGCTAGGTCTCCTTGTCGGTGCAAGCGGTCTCGGAACCATTACGGCACTCGGAAATACGAAAAGTGACAGGGAAGAGACGACTTTGAAAGATGACCAGATTCCTTTCTACGGAAAGCATCAGGCTGGGATCGTCACTCCTCCACAAACCTACGTTTACCTAATTTCCTTGGATATTACGACCAACTCATTAAAAGATGTCCGTCAGTTATTCAAAGACTGGACGATTGCTTCTGAGAAGATGTCCCAGGCGAAATTGATTGATTCTTATGAGGATAACCTTTACGTTCCTCCCGCTGATACAGGAGAAGCGGATGGATTGACCGCCTCCAATCTTACGATCACCTATGGATTTGGTCCAACATTTTTCGATAAAGAGGGGGGCGGACCGTTTCGGGTTGGCGAGTAA
- the efeO gene encoding iron uptake system protein EfeO, translating to MKMSNLIYTSLLVPTLLFTGCSTDQEAEGKEIKEEETKQTEQVDGEAQKKLEEAVAEYRQYGLEQTDVFVQQTQKFVEAVQAGNLEEAKALYPVARMPFERIEPIAESMGELDPKIDAREGDVPEEEWTGYHRIEKILWEENTTEGAETYAEQLLNDVKALRAKVELAEVAPQTLVTGSVDLLNEVSSSKITGEEERYSHTDLYDFAANVDGAKRIVELLNPVLKEKNQELSTTLETRFADVYTALEDYEKGEGYVSYTDLTEEDTQKLSKAIDALAEPLSQIGTVLEKS from the coding sequence ATGAAAATGTCGAACTTAATTTATACATCCCTGCTCGTACCGACCTTGTTATTTACCGGATGCAGCACGGATCAAGAAGCAGAAGGAAAAGAGATCAAGGAAGAAGAAACGAAGCAGACCGAACAAGTAGATGGAGAAGCACAGAAAAAGCTGGAAGAGGCGGTAGCTGAGTACCGCCAGTATGGTCTTGAGCAAACGGACGTTTTTGTACAACAGACACAGAAATTCGTCGAAGCCGTCCAAGCAGGCAATCTTGAAGAGGCGAAGGCACTCTATCCTGTAGCTAGAATGCCATTCGAGCGGATCGAACCGATTGCTGAATCTATGGGCGAGCTTGACCCGAAAATCGATGCCCGTGAAGGCGATGTCCCTGAGGAAGAATGGACAGGATACCACCGCATCGAGAAAATCCTATGGGAAGAGAACACGACCGAAGGCGCTGAAACGTATGCGGAACAGTTGCTGAATGATGTAAAAGCTTTACGAGCGAAAGTGGAACTTGCTGAAGTAGCCCCACAAACGCTGGTCACTGGTTCCGTCGACCTTCTCAATGAAGTATCTTCATCCAAGATTACAGGCGAAGAAGAACGCTATTCTCATACCGACTTATATGATTTCGCAGCCAACGTCGATGGCGCGAAACGGATCGTAGAGTTACTGAATCCTGTGTTGAAAGAGAAAAATCAAGAGCTTAGTACTACGCTGGAGACGCGTTTTGCTGATGTCTATACGGCCTTAGAAGACTACGAAAAAGGGGAAGGGTATGTCTCATACACGGACTTGACGGAAGAAGACACCCAAAAGTTGAGTAAGGCCATTGATGCTTTAGCAGAACCCCTTTCACAAATCGGAACGGTACTTGAGAAATCGTAA
- a CDS encoding secondary thiamine-phosphate synthase enzyme YjbQ, with translation MLKTFHVKTDHHDQMIDVTSQVQDWIREEGVKDGVVVVQSMHTTAGLTVNENADPDVKTDMLRRFREVYPWDHPEDRHAEGNTAAHMKTSTVGHAQTLLVEDGRLVLGTWQGLYFCEFDGPRSRKYVAKLL, from the coding sequence ATGTTGAAGACGTTTCATGTTAAAACCGATCACCACGATCAAATGATTGATGTAACCAGCCAAGTTCAGGACTGGATTAGAGAAGAGGGCGTCAAGGACGGTGTTGTCGTTGTACAGTCGATGCACACGACGGCAGGCCTGACGGTGAATGAGAACGCCGACCCTGACGTAAAGACAGACATGCTGCGCCGCTTCCGTGAAGTGTATCCATGGGACCACCCGGAAGATCGCCACGCGGAAGGAAACACAGCTGCCCATATGAAGACGAGCACGGTCGGACATGCTCAGACACTTCTTGTGGAAGATGGACGGCTTGTGCTTGGCACGTGGCAGGGACTTTATTTCTGTGAGTTTGATGGACCGAGAAGCCGTAAGTATGTCGCGAAGTTGTTATAA
- the dapF gene encoding diaminopimelate epimerase — protein sequence MKIPYIKCHGSGNDFILIDEIENDMSFSEKEREELSLLLCDRKKGIGSDGILFVMPSEKAEGRMRMFNSDGTEAEMCGNGLRCVARHMIEKLGKKEIAIETEKAVLPVSQVEEIFPEIDTFSVMIEPVSFEVESLPMNAVGKEAVDVKIPELSDTRTFTALSVPNPHIVSIVDSVDQEELLAVGKKANNLPDVFPNGVNVSYVQVLEKNKIFVRTFERGVGLTNACGTAMSASSLVSTILGPNELDTPIVVINKGGLVNCVVEKDDGRFSIQLRGNGTNVYVAEVDIDLEARTFEVSEKEFFEEENATYEKLEAFAASEIGG from the coding sequence ATGAAGATTCCATACATCAAATGCCACGGATCGGGGAACGATTTCATCCTGATCGATGAGATTGAAAACGACATGAGTTTTTCAGAAAAAGAGCGTGAGGAGCTCTCATTATTATTGTGTGACCGGAAAAAGGGGATCGGTTCGGATGGCATTCTTTTTGTGATGCCGAGTGAAAAAGCAGAAGGCCGGATGCGGATGTTCAACTCAGACGGCACAGAAGCGGAAATGTGCGGCAACGGTCTGCGCTGTGTGGCACGCCATATGATTGAGAAACTCGGCAAAAAGGAAATCGCGATTGAAACAGAAAAAGCGGTCCTTCCCGTTTCACAAGTGGAGGAAATCTTCCCAGAGATCGATACGTTTTCTGTCATGATTGAGCCTGTCAGTTTCGAGGTCGAGTCCCTGCCGATGAATGCGGTCGGGAAAGAAGCCGTGGATGTGAAAATTCCAGAGTTGTCCGATACACGCACATTCACAGCCTTAAGCGTACCCAACCCACATATCGTGAGCATCGTCGATTCCGTCGATCAGGAGGAGTTGCTTGCGGTTGGGAAAAAGGCGAACAATCTTCCGGATGTTTTTCCAAACGGCGTGAATGTGAGCTACGTCCAGGTGTTAGAGAAAAACAAAATCTTCGTCCGGACGTTCGAGCGCGGGGTTGGCTTGACGAATGCCTGTGGAACCGCGATGAGTGCGTCTTCGCTCGTATCGACGATTCTAGGTCCGAATGAGCTGGATACACCGATCGTTGTCATCAATAAAGGGGGACTCGTCAACTGTGTCGTAGAAAAGGACGACGGACGTTTCTCCATCCAGCTGCGCGGGAATGGAACCAATGTCTATGTAGCCGAGGTCGACATCGATTTAGAAGCCCGCACCTTTGAAGTTTCAGAGAAGGAATTTTTTGAAGAAGAAAATGCGACCTATGAAAAACTAGAAGCGTTCGCCGCTTCAGAAATCGGAGGTTGA
- a CDS encoding iron ABC transporter permease, with translation MNSTLKNTMIAVLTFGGGTALLCLLTFIHINQGNVEIPLGVVVESIFNPQDTLQHHTVRTLRMPRAVMGIIAGGALAVSGVILQTVTKNPLSSASTLGIHSGTYFAVVVTTIFLPAAMVGNGIMTAFIGGILTFLFVYVLSGGSDASPVRMVLAGMIVTFLFSALTSVLQIFYENETQGLFLWGSGTLIQNDWDGVTFSLPVIIVGVVVTMVYSSKLDTLTLGDDVATALGQNVRSVKVVTIIAAVLLTSITVSIVGPIGFVGLVAPHLIKLIGYRAHLPLILGSFLWGGNVLLLADVLARVIDPSFNELPVGAITALVGSPWLIWLVMRMKRTGSQDSGAIMAGKNSAALSMKKLLPVLLVLITITLLVSLASGNYGFEPLVTYNAFFGEANTFLQGLIVDLRLPRALVALFSGAVLAVSGLIFQGVLRNPLADPSVIGITSGAGVGALMTIYWFSVSAVWIPVGAMAGALVFFIVVMALGAKAEFQPTVLALLGIGMSAFGSALIQIMVVQADISVASALTWLSGTTYAKGWSELLQYLIWPVLLFIPLLAFYIKTLDVLSLGDDTAKGLGLRVVNVRFQMALIATLLAACSVAAVGSIGFVGLIAPHLARLLVGSVNQKLLPVTMLIGGALLVVADLFSRTLLAPNEIPSGILVALIGAPYFLWLMKKRAT, from the coding sequence ATGAATTCTACACTTAAGAACACAATGATTGCGGTTCTCACCTTCGGAGGTGGGACCGCGTTGTTGTGTCTTTTAACATTTATACATATCAATCAAGGCAATGTAGAGATCCCGCTGGGGGTCGTGGTTGAATCGATCTTCAATCCTCAGGATACGCTGCAGCACCATACGGTCCGTACACTCCGGATGCCGCGGGCGGTGATGGGAATCATCGCCGGTGGGGCACTTGCCGTTTCCGGTGTGATATTGCAGACCGTTACGAAAAATCCGTTGTCTTCTGCCAGTACACTCGGCATCCATTCCGGAACGTATTTTGCGGTCGTTGTCACAACGATCTTCCTACCGGCTGCTATGGTTGGCAATGGAATCATGACCGCTTTTATCGGAGGGATTCTGACGTTCCTGTTTGTTTACGTTCTTTCCGGTGGTTCTGATGCCTCACCTGTCCGGATGGTGCTAGCCGGGATGATTGTCACCTTCCTATTCTCAGCGCTCACATCCGTTCTGCAGATTTTTTATGAAAATGAAACGCAGGGGCTGTTTTTATGGGGATCTGGAACACTGATTCAGAATGACTGGGATGGCGTCACGTTTTCGCTGCCGGTAATCATCGTCGGTGTAGTCGTGACGATGGTTTACTCGAGTAAGCTCGACACACTGACCCTCGGTGACGATGTTGCGACGGCGCTCGGGCAAAATGTGCGCAGCGTTAAGGTAGTGACGATTATCGCTGCGGTTCTTTTAACAAGTATTACGGTCAGTATCGTCGGACCGATCGGCTTTGTCGGACTTGTTGCGCCGCACTTAATCAAGCTCATCGGGTACAGAGCACACTTGCCGCTTATCTTAGGGTCGTTTTTATGGGGAGGAAACGTGCTTCTTTTAGCGGACGTTCTTGCCCGAGTTATTGATCCTTCCTTCAATGAACTGCCGGTCGGAGCCATTACGGCACTTGTCGGTTCGCCGTGGCTCATCTGGCTTGTGATGCGGATGAAGCGGACAGGAAGCCAGGACAGCGGGGCGATTATGGCAGGGAAGAATTCAGCTGCCTTGTCCATGAAAAAACTGCTGCCTGTTTTGCTGGTGCTTATTACGATTACGCTGCTCGTCAGCCTTGCTTCTGGAAACTACGGATTTGAACCGTTGGTTACCTACAACGCGTTCTTCGGGGAAGCGAACACCTTCCTTCAAGGTTTGATCGTAGACTTGAGGCTGCCTCGCGCGCTGGTTGCTTTGTTCAGCGGAGCGGTTCTCGCAGTCAGTGGGCTCATTTTCCAAGGGGTGTTACGAAACCCGCTTGCTGACCCATCCGTGATCGGGATTACTTCCGGCGCCGGGGTCGGTGCATTGATGACGATTTACTGGTTCAGTGTGTCGGCCGTTTGGATTCCGGTCGGGGCGATGGCTGGGGCCTTGGTGTTCTTCATTGTCGTTATGGCCTTAGGAGCAAAAGCGGAGTTTCAGCCCACCGTGCTTGCCTTACTCGGAATCGGCATGTCGGCGTTCGGTTCGGCATTGATTCAAATCATGGTCGTTCAGGCCGACATCAGCGTAGCTTCTGCGTTGACCTGGCTTTCCGGAACGACGTATGCCAAAGGGTGGAGTGAGCTTTTACAATATTTGATTTGGCCTGTATTGTTGTTCATCCCGCTCCTTGCGTTTTACATTAAAACGCTCGACGTCCTGTCCCTTGGAGACGATACGGCCAAAGGGCTCGGACTGCGTGTCGTGAACGTCCGGTTCCAAATGGCGTTGATTGCCACACTGCTTGCCGCCTGCAGTGTCGCTGCTGTCGGTTCAATCGGCTTCGTCGGCCTGATCGCACCGCACCTGGCACGGCTGCTTGTAGGGAGCGTCAATCAGAAGCTTCTGCCTGTTACGATGCTGATTGGCGGTGCGCTGTTGGTGGTCGCTGATTTGTTCAGCCGGACACTGCTCGCGCCGAACGAAATTCCATCAGGGATCCTTGTCGCCCTGATCGGAGCCCCCTACTTTTTATGGTTGATGAAAAAGCGTGCGACTTAA
- a CDS encoding ABC transporter substrate-binding protein — MKKVWLFALMLGLVVLAACGGGSEEGSESEGTEKQEEETTEEETRSVTIEDANGEQTIEGTPKKVVVLEWTYAENLQALGMEPVGVAGLENYGDWVNVGIPFSEEVEDVGTRQEPNLEAISRLNPDLIIGVDFRHNAIKEDLESIAPTVMFAPYSEEAAQDQFKNMKEEFNTMAKIVDKKDKAKQVLSDMEKTFKEQQARLEEAGKDGMNYVITQAFTMQDTPTLRLFTDNSMVAQIMNSMGMKNDYESEKLEVYGYTETTVEALQNYQDSNFFYIVQEEDNIFENQLAGNPVWENLAFVKEDRTYQMPGDAWTFGGPLSAEVLAEQVVNAALEEK, encoded by the coding sequence ATGAAGAAGGTTTGGTTATTTGCCCTTATGCTAGGGCTTGTCGTTTTAGCTGCCTGTGGAGGCGGATCTGAGGAAGGATCAGAGAGCGAAGGGACAGAAAAGCAGGAAGAAGAAACAACAGAAGAGGAAACGCGTTCGGTCACGATTGAAGATGCGAACGGAGAGCAGACGATTGAAGGTACACCGAAGAAAGTCGTTGTTTTAGAGTGGACGTATGCGGAAAACCTTCAGGCGCTTGGCATGGAGCCGGTCGGTGTCGCTGGTCTTGAAAACTATGGTGACTGGGTCAACGTCGGTATTCCGTTCAGTGAAGAAGTGGAAGACGTCGGAACGCGTCAGGAGCCGAACTTGGAAGCGATCTCCCGTTTGAACCCTGATTTGATCATCGGTGTTGATTTCCGTCACAATGCGATCAAAGAAGATTTGGAAAGCATCGCACCAACTGTCATGTTTGCACCATACTCTGAAGAAGCAGCACAGGATCAGTTCAAGAATATGAAAGAAGAGTTCAATACGATGGCGAAAATCGTCGATAAAAAGGACAAAGCTAAACAAGTCCTTTCTGATATGGAGAAGACATTCAAAGAGCAGCAAGCCCGCCTTGAAGAGGCAGGGAAAGATGGTATGAACTATGTAATCACTCAAGCGTTCACGATGCAGGACACGCCGACGCTTCGTTTGTTCACAGACAACTCAATGGTCGCACAGATCATGAACAGCATGGGTATGAAGAATGATTATGAGTCTGAAAAGCTTGAAGTGTACGGCTACACCGAAACAACCGTCGAAGCGCTGCAAAACTATCAGGACTCTAACTTTTTCTACATCGTTCAGGAAGAAGACAACATTTTTGAAAATCAACTGGCTGGAAACCCGGTTTGGGAAAATCTTGCGTTCGTAAAAGAAGACCGTACGTATCAAATGCCGGGGGATGCCTGGACCTTCGGTGGCCCACTATCCGCAGAAGTCTTAGCTGAACAAGTGGTCAACGCAGCACTTGAAGAAAAATAA